The Erigeron canadensis isolate Cc75 chromosome 1, C_canadensis_v1, whole genome shotgun sequence genome segment GGCTCTGAAGATTTCCTCAGATACTATATATGACAAAAGAACAATATAAAACCAAGGTTATTTATGTTTCTTGGTCAgataataaaaaagtgtattattATACAGGCACAGGGATatgtaaataaaatacttttgtTCCTTAGTCAAATAAAACAGATAATTTGTCGAAGCTACCATGTGATGAGTATCCTAACACCACATGCGCATACAGAATAAGGGAGATTAGATGCTTGAGATTGATAACAAGGCTTCACCTTAACCTATCAGAAGCAAAAAGAAGTTAACTATTGTTCCAAATGGTGAGTAAGATTTGCTAAGATGTAACGAGACTGTTTTTTGCATGTTACAGATGGTGGCAAGATATCTAGAAATGTTTATTGTTAGATTAGATGTAAGCAAGTAAAGACACCCAAGAAAGCACGATCAAACCAGTACATGGCTATATTGTAACTTTGAGTCACTGAGACTCATGCTAAGATTTACAACTTAAGTTTTGACTCTGTAAAAAGGACATCCAAAGTTAATGATAAATTTGCACTCTATTCAAGCTTCATGAAACTCATACAGCCCTGACGGCAAAACACAAAGATCATATCCTTAGTTTAGTTTCAAAGTTTGTGGCACACGAAATATTTGTGTGCGCTATCTCACTGAAACACAGTTCAATCTTATCTTCCCAACTTCGGAAGattcataaatcttttctaCGACTTTACATGTCAAGACCTCTATGAAAGGTGCATTAAAGCACTTTTGGTGGTTTGATACTAACTCAAGTCGAccattataaaatacataatgTACAACAAGTAGCAAGTTGCATAAATACAATGAGAAACATGATGATTAAGGCACCTTTCTCTTCTTGTTGGAGCGCTTTCTCAGATCTTTATCCTTCTTATCTGCAATGAGGGGTAACATGATTATGACAAGCAAGAAAGAAAAGCAGTACGAAATTGATTAAGGTTACAGGGTGCACAGCATACCCTTTCTATGAGTCAATTTATCTTTAGAGTGGTTTCTTCCATGAGCAAGCTTAGTTGCGCGTTCTGCATCTAGCTGAGCCCGATATTCTCGCATCATTTTATCTTTATCAGCTTCTAGCTCCCcctttttaatttcttcttcCTAAGAATGGTGTGTGAGAGGAGGGAAAATAATGATGAAAAGAAGGATAGGATGTGTGTGTaccttttgcttctttttgtACTCTTCCCAGGTAACAGTATGGGAAGTTTTGAGGCTAGCCAAACGAGCTGCATGCCACTCTGGTGAATGAAATGAACCATCCACCTGCGATTCTCTTAATCAGAAAGAAAGAGAAACAAAGGGCGGTATCCCTAGTGTATATAAATGAGATGTTGTATTTATCCATGTATGTATCCTAGTGTAAATAAATGGTACAAAAGAACATAATAATATCTAGAATGTTAGTAGTAATTGTAAAATAATCTGCGACAATTTTCAGTGAATGACTGAGCTGCTAAAAATGCACAAGGCATGTGATGCGGGGGCaaataatggtggtggtggcgactgttggtggcggagacggtgtcgagtggtgtaaattattgatgtaaatgtaattgatgtaaaggattaatggagatattttgaaagataaaggttgagatgtagacaaccttacctctacctaggtagagaggctgcttccatgcacaggatctctaccctatatatgtGCGGAGAAtaatgaatataaggttgtcatGTACTAAGCTTAGGTATAGAATTTCTCacttactaattttttaatatctatTGGATAACGAATAGATGATTAGGCCCCCATGTTTCTATGAACTCAAATATTAAGATGTGGGGTTCTACAATTAAGCTTAAGTACATGAGAGCATTAT includes the following:
- the LOC122585948 gene encoding NKAP family protein-like isoform X1, with amino-acid sequence MGKNQAYKAMQRSRVGSTSGTPDDVEDGMVDGSFHSPEWHAARLASLKTSHTVTWEEYKKKQKEEEIKKGELEADKDKMMREYRAQLDAERATKLAHGRNHSKDKLTHRKDKKDKDLRKRSNKKRKVKYLRKSSEPNSSGSSSESSSSDDDSRESKRSKSRSRKRKDKRHKSKSKYLSGDEEAEGPLPLSRFFGSTKT
- the LOC122585948 gene encoding NKAP family protein-like isoform X2; this encodes MGKNQAYKAMQRSRVGSTSGTPDDVEDGMVDGSFHSPEWHAARLASLKTSHTVTWEEYKKKQKEEEIKKGELEADKDKMMREYRAQLDAERATKLAHGRNHSKDKLTHRKDKKDKDLRKRSNKKRKYLRKSSEPNSSGSSSESSSSDDDSRESKRSKSRSRKRKDKRHKSKSKYLSGDEEAEGPLPLSRFFGSTKT